In Epinephelus fuscoguttatus linkage group LG15, E.fuscoguttatus.final_Chr_v1, a genomic segment contains:
- the myadmb gene encoding myeloid-associated differentiation marker homolog, with the protein MAIVLHSSPLLWTRLAALVFSCIAFSVAVHGGRLYHGTGDWCIFCWAFSFAGTLLVILVELFGLQTRAPVSWKNFPITFACYAALLCLSASIIFPLYFLKGSTGPSETRDYRIVATVFSCLATIAYMTEVSISKARPGEVAGYMATAPGLLKVCETFVACIIFVFVSDPVLYDRHDALKYCMSVYCICFILSAAIILLCIGECTGCLPFPFARFLSAYALLAVVLYLSATIIWPIFNFDPKHGGTKDRPYNCNTALGLCVWDKTMAVAVLTAVNFILYLADLIYSTRLVFVSA; encoded by the coding sequence ATGGCTATAGTCCTCCACTCCAGCCCCCTCCTATGGACACGGCTGGCAGCGCTGGTCTTCTCCTGCATTGCCTTCTCCGTGGCAGTGCATGGAGGCAGACTCTACCATGGCACCGGAGACTGGTGCATCTTCTGCTGGGCCTTCAGCTTCGCTGGGACTCTGCTTGTCATCCTGGTGGAGCTGTTCGGCCTTCAGACCAGAGCCCCTGTTTCCTGGAAGAATTTCCCTATCACCTTTGCCTGCTACGCCGCCCTgctctgcctgtctgcctccatcatctTCCCCCTCTACTTCCTCAAGGGCTCAACAGGACCAAGTGAAACGCGTGACTACCGCATCGTGGCGACCGTCTTCTCCTGCCTGGCCACCATCGCCTACATGACCGAGGTTAGCATCAGCAAGGCGCGTCCAGGCGAGGTGGCCGGCTACATGGCCACAGCCCCCGGCCTGCTGAAAGTTTGCGAGACCTTTGTGGCCTGCATCATCTTCGTCTTCGTCAGCGACCCTGTGTTGTACGACCGTCACGATGCCCTCAAGTACTGCATGTCAGTCTACTGCATCTGCTTCATTCTGTCGGCTGCCATCATCCTGCTCTGCATAGGCGAATGCACCGGCTGCCTCCCCTTCCCATTTGCACGCTTCCTGTCTGCCTACGCCCTCCTGGCCGTGGTCCTCTATCTGTCAGCAACCATTATCTGGCCCATCTTCAACTTTGATCCCAAGCATGGTGGAACAAAAGATAGGCCCTACAACTGCAACACCGCACTggggctgtgtgtgtgggatAAGACCATGGCGGTGGCTGTGCTCACTGCTGTCAACTTTATCCTTTACCTGGCTGACCTGATCTACTCCACCCGCCTGGTGTTTGTCAGCGCTTGA